The following are encoded together in the Salvia hispanica cultivar TCC Black 2014 chromosome 6, UniMelb_Shisp_WGS_1.0, whole genome shotgun sequence genome:
- the LOC125196241 gene encoding protein RRP6-like 3 isoform X2: MAAENELLGATPLAIAATCFFALAISVYLMKQFFAKSKRCKPCYLIAEFKPQYKFKRVLADNSYSQFKHLKLHAADSVAEEEELNLHPYKGEISRLMKNGNVRILELFDGCEKWSMEMGGEYVWVEAEEQLRELVADLSNEEVFAVDTEQHGLRSFLGFTALIQISTMSKDYLIDTIALHDVMGLLRPVFANPAICKVFHGAHNDVLWLQRDFHIYVVNLFDTAKACDILSKPHKSLAYLLETYCGVATNKLLQREDWRQRPLSEEMIQYARVDAHYLLYIAYCLCLELKQLENENSSPGDKFHFILEASRRSNATCLQLFAKDIESCTGELAASSIVSRCLNDPGNISPSLCDEKFQELVRRLCVWRDLMARLHDESLRFVLSDNAIIALAAKIPTTEADIYSSMLEADSDVESVTMVPLQTPSPVVCSHLDDLFCLLQGKITKLDDILQMCIREHLGQGGSCPLSAYNYALLSKTTLGTGNRITPNHNGFRASKQVAKMASRQLFVQKFSCKSPVYHNCKIYASDGRLLCYCDQRKLQWYLNRDLAKLVEEDPLSIMLLFEPKGRPEDEDNDFYIQKKKNICVGCGEGNHYLRYRIIPSCYRIHFPEHLKSHRSHDIVLLCVDCHEIAHTAAEKYKKQVAAEFGIPLFIRRVADLDKTQNTPTSSPASCEEIGVSPLQLRIASMALLRHGPQMPSQRREELMQTVMTYYGGREITDEDLEKALLVGMSPHERRRFEKKRGYTFKHLRKSSNPVDAEEDIGGRPPVTVKNASHDEDEDSLHTNTTDGYQQDDDNILEDAKITAPCSIDADDSLSDTKIVSGIESISISSNDDTSGGGNLSNGTTHPSEENETLLKNDSKMSLLGHGPHGKQVVEYLLKEHGEDGVREFCQRWRHVFVEALHPRFLPGGWDVKHRI; the protein is encoded by the exons ATGGCGGCGGAAAATGAATTGCTCGGAGCAACACCGCTCGCTATCGCTGCCACCTGTTTCTTCGCACTTGCAATCTCTGTTTATCTCATGAAGCAATTCTTCGCGAAGTCAAAACGGTGTAAGCCTTGTTATTTGATTGCGGAATTTAAGCCCCAATACAAATTCAAGCGAGTGTTGGCGGATAATTCGTACTCTCAATTCAAACACCTTAAGCTCCACGCAGCTGATTCTGTCGCCGAAG AGGAGGAATTGAATTTGCATCCATACAAAGGGGAAATTTCGAGGCTgatgaaaaatggaaatgtgagGATTTTGGAGCTGTTTGATGGGTGTGAGAAGTGGAGTATGGAGATGGGAGGTGAGTATGTGTGGGTTGAGGCGGAGGAGCAGCTGCGAGAGCTCGTGGCGGATTTGAGCAATGAGGAGGTGTTTGCGGTGGATACCGAGCAGCATGGTTTGAGATCCTTTTTAGGCTTCACAGCTTTAATTCAG ATATCCACTATGAGCAAGGATTATTTGATAGACACAATTGCCCTACATGATGTGATGGGGCTTCTTAGACCTGTATTTGCCAATCCTGCAATATGCAAG GTGTTTCATGGTGCCCATAATGATGTACTCTGGCTTCAAAGAGATTTCCACATCTATGTTGTCAATTTATTTGACACGGCCAAG GCATGTGATATCTTATCAAAGCCTCACAAATCATTGGCGTATTTGCTTGAAACATATTGCGGTGTTGCCACAAACAAGCTGTTGCAG AGAGAGGACTGGAGGCAACGTCCTTTGTCAGAAGAAATGATCCAGTATGCTCGAGTGGATGCGCACTATCTGCTGTATATAGCATATTGTCTATGCTTGGAGCTTAAACAACTGGAAAATG AAAATTCATCTCCTGGTGACAAGTTCCATTTTATTCTCGAGGCTAGTCGACGGTCAAATGCAACTTGTTTGCAGCTTTTTGCAAAAGATATCGAATCTTGTACTGGAGAATTGGCTGCATCATCAATTGTTTCTCGGTGTTTAAATGATCCCGGAAATATTTCGCCAAGTCTTTGTGATGAGAAG TTTCAGGAACTTGTGAGACGACTGTGTGTATGGAGGGATTTAATG GCTCGCCTCCATGATGAGAGCCTGAGATTTGTTTTATCAGATAACGCGATCATTGCACTAGCAGCTAAAATCCCGACAACCGAAGCTGATATTTACAGCAGTATGCTCGAAGCTGATTCAGATGTTGAATCTGTGACAATGGTTCCTCTCCAAACTCCATCTCCTGTAGTTTGTTCTCATTTGGACGACCTGTTCTGCCTGCTTCAAGGAAAGATTACCAAGCTTGATGATATACTTCAAATGTGCATCCGGGAACACCTCGGCCAAGGCGGTAGCTGTCCTCTTTCCGCATATAACTATGCCCTTCTGTCCAAAACTACCCTGGGAACAGGCAATAGAATCACCCCTAATCACAACGGGTTTAGAGCTTCAAAACAGGTTGCAAAGATGGCTTCTCGACAGCTTTTTGTTCAGAAGTTTTCATGCAAGTCCCCTGTTTATCACAACTGCAAGATCTATGCCAGTGATGGACGATTATTATGTTACTGTGATCAGAGAAAGCTTCAATG GTATCTGAACCGGGATCTAGCAAAACTTGTAGAAGAAGATCCTCTGTCCATCATGCTTCTCTTTGAGCCCAAAGGACGCCCAGAAGATGAGGACAACGACTTTTATAttcagaagaagaaaaatatatgtgTTGGCTGTGGCGAAGGAAACCACTACCTACGATATAGAATTATACCTTCTTGCTACAGAATACATTTTCCAGAGCATTTGAAAAGTCATCGCTCGCATGATATTGTCCTCCTGTGTGTGGATTGTCATGAAATCGCTCATACTGCTGCTGAAAAGTACAAAAAGCAAGTAGCTGCTGAATTTGGAATACCATTATTTATCCGTAGAGTTGCTGACTTGGATAAGACACAAAATACACCTACATCTTCGCCTGCATCGTGTGAGGAGATAGGCGTGTCTCCTTTACAGTTACGTATTGCTTCTATGGCTCTGCTGCGCCACGGACCACAAATGCCATCTCAGCGCCGTGAAGAATTAATGCAG ACAGTCATGACATACTATGGAGGTAGAGAAATAACAGACGAAGATCTTGAAAAGGCTTTGTTAGTCGGAATGAGTCCTCACGAGAGAAGAAGATTCGAGAAAAAGAGAGGTTACACATTCAAACACCTCAGAAAAAGTAGCAATCCAGTTGATGCTGAAGAGGATATTGGTGGCAGGCCACCAGTCACCGTCAAGAATGCATCGCACGATGAAGATGAGGATTCGTTGCACACCAATACAACAGATGGTTATCAACAAGATGATGACAACATTTTAGAGGATGCAAAAATAACTGCTCCATGCAGCATTGACGCTGATGATTCTCTATCAGATACAAAGATAGTTTCAGGAATCGAAAGCATTTCTATCTCCAGCAATGATGATACTTCTGGGGGCGGAAACCTATCAAATGGGACGACTCATCCATCGGAG
- the LOC125196241 gene encoding protein RRP6-like 3 isoform X1, which produces MAAENELLGATPLAIAATCFFALAISVYLMKQFFAKSKRCKPCYLIAEFKPQYKFKRVLADNSYSQFKHLKLHAADSVAEEEELNLHPYKGEISRLMKNGNVRILELFDGCEKWSMEMGGEYVWVEAEEQLRELVADLSNEEVFAVDTEQHGLRSFLGFTALIQISTMSKDYLIDTIALHDVMGLLRPVFANPAICKVFHGAHNDVLWLQRDFHIYVVNLFDTAKACDILSKPHKSLAYLLETYCGVATNKLLQREDWRQRPLSEEMIQYARVDAHYLLYIAYCLCLELKQLENENSSPGDKFHFILEASRRSNATCLQLFAKDIESCTGELAASSIVSRCLNDPGNISPSLCDEKFQELVRRLCVWRDLMARLHDESLRFVLSDNAIIALAAKIPTTEADIYSSMLEADSDVESVTMVPLQTPSPVVCSHLDDLFCLLQGKITKLDDILQMCIREHLGQGGSCPLSAYNYALLSKTTLGTGNRITPNHNGFRASKQVAKMASRQLFVQKFSCKSPVYHNCKIYASDGRLLCYCDQRKLQWYLNRDLAKLVEEDPLSIMLLFEPKGRPEDEDNDFYIQKKKNICVGCGEGNHYLRYRIIPSCYRIHFPEHLKSHRSHDIVLLCVDCHEIAHTAAEKYKKQVAAEFGIPLFIRRVADLDKTQNTPTSSPASCEEIGVSPLQLRIASMALLRHGPQMPSQRREELMQTVMTYYGGREITDEDLEKALLVGMSPHERRRFEKKRGYTFKHLRKSSNPVDAEEDIGGRPPVTVKNASHDEDEDSLHTNTTDGYQQDDDNILEDAKITAPCSIDADDSLSDTKIVSGIESISISSNDDTSGGGNLSNGTTHPSEENETLLKNDSKMSLLGHGPHGKQVVEYLLKEHGEDGVREFCQRWRHVFVEALHPRFLPGGWDVKHSGKRDFGEFSVYKPTTNASAAAIAG; this is translated from the exons ATGGCGGCGGAAAATGAATTGCTCGGAGCAACACCGCTCGCTATCGCTGCCACCTGTTTCTTCGCACTTGCAATCTCTGTTTATCTCATGAAGCAATTCTTCGCGAAGTCAAAACGGTGTAAGCCTTGTTATTTGATTGCGGAATTTAAGCCCCAATACAAATTCAAGCGAGTGTTGGCGGATAATTCGTACTCTCAATTCAAACACCTTAAGCTCCACGCAGCTGATTCTGTCGCCGAAG AGGAGGAATTGAATTTGCATCCATACAAAGGGGAAATTTCGAGGCTgatgaaaaatggaaatgtgagGATTTTGGAGCTGTTTGATGGGTGTGAGAAGTGGAGTATGGAGATGGGAGGTGAGTATGTGTGGGTTGAGGCGGAGGAGCAGCTGCGAGAGCTCGTGGCGGATTTGAGCAATGAGGAGGTGTTTGCGGTGGATACCGAGCAGCATGGTTTGAGATCCTTTTTAGGCTTCACAGCTTTAATTCAG ATATCCACTATGAGCAAGGATTATTTGATAGACACAATTGCCCTACATGATGTGATGGGGCTTCTTAGACCTGTATTTGCCAATCCTGCAATATGCAAG GTGTTTCATGGTGCCCATAATGATGTACTCTGGCTTCAAAGAGATTTCCACATCTATGTTGTCAATTTATTTGACACGGCCAAG GCATGTGATATCTTATCAAAGCCTCACAAATCATTGGCGTATTTGCTTGAAACATATTGCGGTGTTGCCACAAACAAGCTGTTGCAG AGAGAGGACTGGAGGCAACGTCCTTTGTCAGAAGAAATGATCCAGTATGCTCGAGTGGATGCGCACTATCTGCTGTATATAGCATATTGTCTATGCTTGGAGCTTAAACAACTGGAAAATG AAAATTCATCTCCTGGTGACAAGTTCCATTTTATTCTCGAGGCTAGTCGACGGTCAAATGCAACTTGTTTGCAGCTTTTTGCAAAAGATATCGAATCTTGTACTGGAGAATTGGCTGCATCATCAATTGTTTCTCGGTGTTTAAATGATCCCGGAAATATTTCGCCAAGTCTTTGTGATGAGAAG TTTCAGGAACTTGTGAGACGACTGTGTGTATGGAGGGATTTAATG GCTCGCCTCCATGATGAGAGCCTGAGATTTGTTTTATCAGATAACGCGATCATTGCACTAGCAGCTAAAATCCCGACAACCGAAGCTGATATTTACAGCAGTATGCTCGAAGCTGATTCAGATGTTGAATCTGTGACAATGGTTCCTCTCCAAACTCCATCTCCTGTAGTTTGTTCTCATTTGGACGACCTGTTCTGCCTGCTTCAAGGAAAGATTACCAAGCTTGATGATATACTTCAAATGTGCATCCGGGAACACCTCGGCCAAGGCGGTAGCTGTCCTCTTTCCGCATATAACTATGCCCTTCTGTCCAAAACTACCCTGGGAACAGGCAATAGAATCACCCCTAATCACAACGGGTTTAGAGCTTCAAAACAGGTTGCAAAGATGGCTTCTCGACAGCTTTTTGTTCAGAAGTTTTCATGCAAGTCCCCTGTTTATCACAACTGCAAGATCTATGCCAGTGATGGACGATTATTATGTTACTGTGATCAGAGAAAGCTTCAATG GTATCTGAACCGGGATCTAGCAAAACTTGTAGAAGAAGATCCTCTGTCCATCATGCTTCTCTTTGAGCCCAAAGGACGCCCAGAAGATGAGGACAACGACTTTTATAttcagaagaagaaaaatatatgtgTTGGCTGTGGCGAAGGAAACCACTACCTACGATATAGAATTATACCTTCTTGCTACAGAATACATTTTCCAGAGCATTTGAAAAGTCATCGCTCGCATGATATTGTCCTCCTGTGTGTGGATTGTCATGAAATCGCTCATACTGCTGCTGAAAAGTACAAAAAGCAAGTAGCTGCTGAATTTGGAATACCATTATTTATCCGTAGAGTTGCTGACTTGGATAAGACACAAAATACACCTACATCTTCGCCTGCATCGTGTGAGGAGATAGGCGTGTCTCCTTTACAGTTACGTATTGCTTCTATGGCTCTGCTGCGCCACGGACCACAAATGCCATCTCAGCGCCGTGAAGAATTAATGCAG ACAGTCATGACATACTATGGAGGTAGAGAAATAACAGACGAAGATCTTGAAAAGGCTTTGTTAGTCGGAATGAGTCCTCACGAGAGAAGAAGATTCGAGAAAAAGAGAGGTTACACATTCAAACACCTCAGAAAAAGTAGCAATCCAGTTGATGCTGAAGAGGATATTGGTGGCAGGCCACCAGTCACCGTCAAGAATGCATCGCACGATGAAGATGAGGATTCGTTGCACACCAATACAACAGATGGTTATCAACAAGATGATGACAACATTTTAGAGGATGCAAAAATAACTGCTCCATGCAGCATTGACGCTGATGATTCTCTATCAGATACAAAGATAGTTTCAGGAATCGAAAGCATTTCTATCTCCAGCAATGATGATACTTCTGGGGGCGGAAACCTATCAAATGGGACGACTCATCCATCGGAG